A genomic window from Haliaeetus albicilla chromosome 10, bHalAlb1.1, whole genome shotgun sequence includes:
- the LOC138687372 gene encoding gonadotropin-releasing hormone II receptor-like, translated as MNVTGTAGNWSCASKEPILLPTFSTAAKVRVAVTCLLFLSSACCNGAVLWAAARAPRRRPPRVRVLMANLAVADLLVTVVVMPLDAAWNITVQWYGGDAACRVLMFLKLAAMYASAFVTVVIALDRHAAIVNPLAVGCAERRNKAMLCVAWVLSAVLALPQAFIFRTVSRLQPRHFVQCATVGSFRAHWQETLYNMFTFTCLFLLPLLVMVLCYGRILAAISGRMKDTRVSSQEIQLRRSYDNIPRARMRTLKMSIVIVLTFIVCWTPYYLLGLWYWFSPEMLTREKVPPSLSHILFLFGLFNTCLDPLIYGLFTVHFRREMWRTCRCSHRQHKQEVASALSGSFRVSTTAVPARRAGNSLGGSGKHELEVMADAALPGRRCELSRRRTVESFM; from the exons ATGAACGTCACTGGGACAGCAGGGAACTGGAGCTGCGCCAGCAAGGAGCCCATCCTGCTGCCCACCTTCTCCACCGCGGCCAAGGTGCGGGTGGCCGTCACAtgcctcctctttctctcctcgGCTTGCTGCAACGGTGCCGTGCTCTGGGCAGCCGCCCGGGCGCCACGGCGGCGTCCACCCCGCGTCCGTGTCCTGATGGCCAACCTGGCGGTGGCCGATCTGCTGGTGACAGTAGTGGTGATGCCGTTGGATGCCGCCTGGAACATCACCGTGCAGTGGTACGGGGGGGATGCGGCGTGCCGGGTGCTCATGTTCCTCAAGTTGGCTGCCATGTACGCCTCGGCCTTTGTCACCGTCGTCATCGCCTTGGACCGTCACGCCGCCATCGTCAACCCATTGGCTGTGGGCTGCGCTGAGAGGAGGAACAAGGCGATGCTGTGTGTGGCGTGGGTGCTCAGCGCTGTGCTGGCTCTGCCCCAG GCATTTATCTTCCGCACGGTGAGCCGGTTGCAGCCCCGCCATTTTGTGCAGTGTGCGACGGTGGGCAGCTTCAGGGCACACTGGCAGGAGACGCTCTACAACATGTTCACCTTcacctgcctcttcctcctgcccctgctcgTCATGGTGCTCTGCTACGGCCGCATCCTCGCCGCCATCTCGGGCAGGATGAAGGACACCCGCG tctcCTCCCAGGAGATCCAGCTCCGTCGATCCTACGACAACATCCCCCGGGCCAGGATGCGCACACTCAAGATGTCCATCGTCATCGTTCTGACCTTCATTGTCTGCTGGACGCCCTACTACCTCCTGGGCCTCTGGTACTGGTTCTCCCCCGAGATGCTGACCCGGGAGAAGGTGCCGCCATCTCTCAGCCACATCCTCTTCCTCTTCGGCCTCTTCAATACATGCCTGGATCCGCTCATCTACGGGCTCTTCACGGTGCATTTCCGCAGGGAGATGTGGCGCACTTGCCGCTGCAGCCACCGCCAGCACAAGCAGGAGGTCGCCTCCGCCCTCAGCGGTTCCTTCCGCGTCTCCACCACGGCCGTGCCGGCCAGGAGAGCCGGCAACAGCCTGGGGGGATCTGGAAAGCACGAGCTGGAGGTGATGGCGGATGCAGCTCTGCCAGGACGGAGGTGTGAGCTGAGCCGGAGGAGGACAGTGGAGAGCTTCATGTGA
- the ANKRD34A gene encoding ankyrin repeat domain-containing protein 34A, which produces MPSPVRRPPGAGGPPGLTMLPADGSALLRAVAQGKFRLTRLLLEGGAYINEGNAAGQTPLMAACRAGYADPLEQPRMVRYLLENGADPNIPDKTGKTALMHACAERAGPAVAAVLLAHGADPSARDYAGASALVYAINQGDRETLQVLLDACKARGKEVIIITTDTSPSGTKTTRQYLNSPPSPGLEEKRSPALCMSPSDIEVRTAASPAGSEKEEERDVFCFPPPPPPAPVTAVPEPSRGRGRPLKRLNSEPWGLVAPGTEGTWGPPERLVAGMEGLSLGGRPRRHSVEGREAAGLLGAAWAERVPPACPQPLARRNTAPETVRVKPPRWDPPEMEGCPWAGSPPPSPGRGRHCAASAMPLPAAESPPAARRRPPGLLERRGSGTLLLEPLAPGRAGFLPPLHPGPHPPGPRGPPAPGSPKGRRKLLRRHSMQTEEMRQLANFQSSMAPEPGS; this is translated from the coding sequence ATGCCCAGCCCCGTCCGCCGCCCTCCTGGTGCCGGCGGGCCACCCGGTTTAACCATGTTACCAGCGGATGGTTCGGCGCTGCTGCGAGCTGTGGCACAGGGCAAATTTCGTCTCACCCGGCTCTTGTTGGAAGGGGGAGCCTACATCAACGAGGGCAACGCCGCCGGGCAAACGCCGTTGATGGCCGCGTGCCGGGCTGGCTACGCTGACCCGCTGGAGCAGCCCCGTATGGTGAGGTACCTCCTGGAAAACGGCGCCGATCCCAACATCCCCGATAAGACGGGCAAGACAGCATTGATGCACGCCTGTGCTGAACGCGCCGGCCCGGCGGTAGCCGCCGTTTTGTTGGCTCACGGCGCTGATCCCAGCGCCCGCGATTATGCTGGAGCCTCCGCTTTGGTTTACGCCATTAACCAGGGGGACCGGGAGACACTGCAGGTGCTGTTGGATGCCTGCAAAGCTCGAGGGAAGGAGGTGATCATCATCACCACCGACACCTCGCCCTCGGGTACCAAAACCACCCGGCAATACCTAAACTCGCCCCCTTCGCCCGGGCTGGAGGAGAAACGCTCGCCGGCACTTTGCATGTCGCCCTCTGACATCGAGGTGCGGACGGCGGCTTCGCCGGCCGGCAgtgagaaagaagaggagagggaCGTCTTCTGCTTCCCCCCGCCACCACCACCGGCACCGGTCACTGCCGTACCGGAGCCATCCCGTGGCCGGGGGCGGCCGCTGAAGCGCCTCAATTCGGAGCCCTGGGGGTTGGTGGCCCCGGGGACGGAGGGAACGTGGGGACCCCCTGAGCGTTTGGTGGCGGGGATGGAGGGGCTGAGCCTGGGCGGGCGCCCACGGCGGCACAGTGTGGAGggccgggaggcggcggggctACTGGGGGCCGCCTGGGCCGAGCGGGTGCCCCCCGCTTGCCCCCAGCCACTGGCACGCCGGAACACGGCCCCTGAAACGGTGCGGGTCAAACCACCTCGCTGGGACCCCCCTGAAATGGAGGGGTGTCCCTGGGCTGGCTCACCGCCTCCATCACCGGGCCGAGGCCGGCACTGTGCCGCATCGGCCATGCCGCTGCCAGCTGCCGAGTCCCCACCGGCTGCCCGCCGACGCCCACCTGGTTTGCTGGAGCGTCGTGGCTCTGGCACCCTCTTGCTGGAGCCCTTGGCTCCCGGGAGGGCTGGCTTCTTGCCCCCCCTGCACCCTGGCCcacacccccccggcccccgcggccccccggcccccggctCACCCAAGGGACGCCGCAAGCTGCTGCGCCGGCACTCAATGCAGACAGAGGAGATGCGGCAGCTGGCCAACTTCCAGAGCAGCATGGCCCCAGAGCCAGGCAGTTAG
- the POLR3GL gene encoding LOW QUALITY PROTEIN: DNA-directed RNA polymerase III subunit RPC7-like (The sequence of the model RefSeq protein was modified relative to this genomic sequence to represent the inferred CDS: inserted 1 base in 1 codon), translating into MPHGREVGPGSLCTPRFPLFRLPIAPRYRPPAPFSRPIHSFTHSFIHLFLPSAPPLAPLPSEWLRREQINAALARTPRPLSKRCGAAAAPDAREVAAHARSPSPRXPPPAMAGRGRGRGRGQMTFNVEAVGIGKGDALPPPTLQPSPLFPPLEHRAAPLPGGEEGEYMLALKQELRGAMKNLPYFIKPGAPRRDIERYSDKYQISSPVDSAIDWNPDWRRLPRELKIRVRRLRKGRTTILIPKCKQRVALDKEETIKKLESLEKKEEEVTSEEEEEKEEEEEGKEEEEEEYDEEEHEEETDYIMSYFDNGEDFGADSDDNMDEAVY; encoded by the exons ATGCCCCACGGCAGAGAGGTGGGGCCGGGGAGCCTCTGCACCCCCCGTTTCCCGCTCTTCCGTCTCCCCATTGCCCCCCGGTACCGACCCCCCGCCCCATTTTCCCGCCCCATTCATTCATTCACTCATTCCTTCATTCATTTATTCCTTccctccgccccgcccctcgcccCCCTCCCCTCTGAATGGCTCCGCCGCGAGCAAATCAACGCGGCGCTGGCGCGAACGCCCCGCCCCCTTTCGAAACGGTGCGGAGCCGCAGCCGCCCCGGACGCACGTGAAGTGGCTGCGCATGCGCGGT CGccctcccccc ccccccccccagccatggCGGGCCGAGGCCGGGGCCGGGGTCGCGGGCAGATGACCTTCAACGTGGAGGCGGTGGGCATCGGGAAAGGGGAcgcgctgcccccccccaccctccagcCCTCCCCCCTCTTCCCG cccctggagcaccgggcggccccgctgccgggtggggaggagggggagtaCATGCTGGCGCTGAAGCAGGAGCTGCGGGGCGCCATGAAGAACCTCCCCTACTTCATCAAACCTGGGGCACCCCGGAGAG ATATTGAGCGCTACTCGGACAAGTACCAGATCTCCAGCCCCGTTGACAGCGCCATCGACTGGAACccag ACTGGAGGCGGCTGCCGCGGGAGCTGAAGATCCGGGTGCGGCGGCTGCGGAAAGGCA GGACCACCATCCTCATTCCCAAGTGCAAGCAGCGGGTCGCGCTCGACAAGGAGGAGACCATTAAGAAGCTGGAG AGCCtggaaaagaaggaggaggaggtgacgtcggaggaggaagaggagaaggaggaggaagaagaagggaaggaagaagaggaagaggagtaTGATGAAGAGGAGCATGAagag GAGACTGACTACATCATGTCCTACTTCGACAACGGGGAGGACTTCGGCGCCGACAGTGATGACAACATGGATGAGGCGGTCTACTGA
- the TXNIP gene encoding thioredoxin-interacting protein — MVMFKKVKAFVMAFSEPEKVYCSGEKVAGRILVEVAEVTRVSAVRVLACGVAKVNWAKGPQQCKQEMEYLRFEDVLTLEEQPTDGDGSVILRPGNKYEYKFGFELPQGPLGTTFKGKYGCVDYWVKAFLERPSFPTQEIKKCFEVMDPVDVNTPELLSPVAAKKEKKVSCMFIPDGRVSVSAQIDRKGFCEGDEICINADFENTCSRIVVPKAAIIAKHTYLANGQTKVFTQKLSCVRGNHIISGMSESWRGKTIRVKKLKPSILGCNILRVEYFLQIYVSVPGSKKIILELPLVIGSRSGIGSRSSSMASQASSEMSWVDLNLPDAPEAPPCYLDIVPEDHRLESPTTPLLDDPDSFDSPIFMYAPEFKFMPPPTYTEVDPCIANNNVQ, encoded by the exons ATGGTGATGTTCAAGAAGGTGAAGGCCTTCGTGATGGCCTTCAGCGAGCCCGAGAAGGTCTACTGCAGCGGGGAGAAAGTGGCTGGGCGCATCTTGGTGGAGGTGGCCGAGGTCACTCGCGTCAGTGCCGTCAGGGTGCTGGCCTGCGGGGTGGCCAAAGTCAACTGGGCCAAGGGCCCCCAGCAGTGCAAGCAGGAGATGGAGTACCTGCGCTTTGAGGATGTCCTCACGCTGGAGGAGCAGCCCACTG atgGGGACGGCTCTGTAATCCTGAGACCCGGGAACAAATACGAGTACAAATTCGGATTCGAGCTTCCCCAGGG GCCTCTGGGTACCACCTTCAAGGGAAAGTATGGCTGCGTGGATTATTGGGTGAAGGCCTTCCTGGAGCGCCCGTCCTTTCCCACTCAGGAGATAAAGAAGTGCTTCGAGGTTATGGATCCTGTCGACGTGAACACCCCAGAATTGCTG TCTCCGGTTGCTGccaagaaggagaagaaggtgtcTTGTATGTTCATTCCTGATGGACGTGTGTCAGTCAGCGCTCAAATCGACAGGAAAGGATTTTGTGAAG GTGATGAGATCTGCATCAACGCCGACTTCGAGAACACTTGCTCCCGCATTGTGGTGCCCAAAGCAGCCATCATCGCCAAGCACACCTACCTGGCCAATGGGCAGACCAAGGTCTTCACCCAAAAACTCTCCTGTGTCCGAGGCAACCACATCATCTCGGGCATGTCCGAGTCCTGGCGGGGCAAGACCATCCGTGTCAAGAAGCTCAAACCATCTATCTTGGGCTGCAACATCCTGCGTGTGGAGTATTTCTTGCAG ATCTACGTCAGCGTCCCAGGCTCCAAGAAGATCATCTTGGAGCTGCCCCTCGTCATTGGCAGCCGCTCGGGCATTGGTAGCCGCAGCTCCAGCATGGCTAGTCAGGCCAGCTCCGAAATGAGCTGGGTGGATTTGAACCTCCCTGATGCTCCAGAAG CACCCCCGTGCTACCTGGATATCGTTCCTGAAGACCACCGCCTGGAGAGCCCCACCACTCCGCTCCTGGATGATCCCGACAGCTTTGACAGCCCCATTTTCATGTACGCTCCGGAGTTCAAGTTCATGCCACCGCCCACCTACACAGAG gtGGACCCCTGCATCGCGAACAACAATGTGCAGTGA
- the HJV gene encoding hemojuvelin isoform X1, producing MCLPGKELPALGASSSPEEADAGDLLNEAETSQRVSNFPGSAWTGMGKPACSESPGQLENPSFFLRALFLLLFCRHVSSQCKILRCNSEYVAATLNLRGSNRNAAYCNALRSYSHCTRKTARTCRGDLAYHSAVHGIEDLMIQNNCSKEGPTSPPRPRPPAPNHQGFESLDICNYEKSFLYKHGQPPSYQHCAAFGDPHIRTFHDDFHTCRVEGSWPLLDNDYLFVQATSSPVAKGSNATVTSKLTIIFKNMKECIDQKVYQAEIDNLPAAFEDGSVNGGERPGGSSLVIRERSPGQHVEIQAEYIGTTIAVRQAGRQLSFSIRAAEEVARAFTEEQDLQLCVGGCPRSQRISRSECCRSRMATEMARALCKELLPVEDVYFQSCVFDVVTSGDANFTMAAHGALEDARVFLPNAEKLHIFQAGAGCPDISSSFLLLLLTSGLWAVLLHF from the exons ATGTGTCTGCCAGGCAAGGAGCTCCCTGCACTGGGAGCCAGCTCATCTCCAGAAGAGGCTGATGCAG GGGACCTGCTGAATGAAGCTGAGACAAGCCAGCGGGTGAGCAACTTCCCAGGCTCTGCATGGACTGGAATGGGGAAACCTGCCTGCAGTGAGAGCCCAGGGCAGCTAGAAAACCCCAGCTTCTTCCTTCGagctctcttcctcctcctgttctgCAGGCATG TTTCTTCCCAGTGCAAGATCCTGCGCTGCAATTCTGAGTACGTGGCTGCCACCCTCAACCTACGTGGCTCCAACAGGAACGCAGCGTACTGCAACGCTCTCCGCTCCTACTCCCACTGCACCCGCAAGACGGCTCGCACGTGCCGGGGCGACCTGGCCTACCACTCCGCCGTCCACGGCATCGAGGACCTCATGATCCAAAACAACTGCTCCAAGGAGGGTCCCACATCACCGCCCCGaccccggcccccggcccccaaCCATCAGGGCTTTGAGTCTCTCGATATCTGCAACTACGAGAAGAGTTTTCTCTACAAGCATGGCCAGCCCCCCAGCTACCAGCACTGCGCAGCTTTCGGTGACCCCCATATCCGCACTTTCCATGATGACTTCCACACTTGCCGAGTGGAGGGGTCCTGGCCTCTCTTGGACAATGACTACTTGTTTGTGCAAGCAACCAGCTCTCCGGTGGCAAAGGGGTCCAACGCTACGGTCACTAGCAAG CTCACCATCATCTTCAAGAACATGAAGGAATGCATCGACCAGAAGGTCTACCAGGCTGAGATAGACAACCTCCCAGCAGCCTTTGAGGATGGCTCGGTGAACGGGGGTGAGAGGCCGGGTGGGAGCAGCTTGGTTATCCGGGAGCGCAGTCCCGGGCAGCATGTAGAAATCCAGGCGGAGTACATCGGCACCACCATCGCTGTCCGTCAGGCCGGCCGTCAGCTCTCCTTCTCCATCCGGGCAGCCGAGGAGGTGGCACGCGCCTTCACGGAGGAGCAAGACCTGCAGCTCTGCGTGGGAGGCTGCCCCCGCAGTCAGCGCATCTCCCGCAGCGAGTGCTGCCGCAGCCGCATGGCAACTGAGATGGCCCGGGCACTCTGCAAGGAATTGTTGCCCGTGGAGGATGTCTACTTCCAGTCGTGTGTCTTTGATGTGGTGACCTCGGGGGATGCCAACTTCACCATGGCAGCTCACGGGGCCCTGGAGGATGCCAGGGTCTTCCTTCCCAATGCTGAGAAACTGCACATCTTccaggctggggcaggctgCCCAGACatctcttcttctttcctcctcctcctcctcacctctgGTCTTTGGGCTGTTTTGTTGCACTTTTAA
- the HJV gene encoding hemojuvelin isoform X2: protein MGKPACSESPGQLENPSFFLRALFLLLFCRHVSSQCKILRCNSEYVAATLNLRGSNRNAAYCNALRSYSHCTRKTARTCRGDLAYHSAVHGIEDLMIQNNCSKEGPTSPPRPRPPAPNHQGFESLDICNYEKSFLYKHGQPPSYQHCAAFGDPHIRTFHDDFHTCRVEGSWPLLDNDYLFVQATSSPVAKGSNATVTSKLTIIFKNMKECIDQKVYQAEIDNLPAAFEDGSVNGGERPGGSSLVIRERSPGQHVEIQAEYIGTTIAVRQAGRQLSFSIRAAEEVARAFTEEQDLQLCVGGCPRSQRISRSECCRSRMATEMARALCKELLPVEDVYFQSCVFDVVTSGDANFTMAAHGALEDARVFLPNAEKLHIFQAGAGCPDISSSFLLLLLTSGLWAVLLHF, encoded by the exons ATGGGGAAACCTGCCTGCAGTGAGAGCCCAGGGCAGCTAGAAAACCCCAGCTTCTTCCTTCGagctctcttcctcctcctgttctgCAGGCATG TTTCTTCCCAGTGCAAGATCCTGCGCTGCAATTCTGAGTACGTGGCTGCCACCCTCAACCTACGTGGCTCCAACAGGAACGCAGCGTACTGCAACGCTCTCCGCTCCTACTCCCACTGCACCCGCAAGACGGCTCGCACGTGCCGGGGCGACCTGGCCTACCACTCCGCCGTCCACGGCATCGAGGACCTCATGATCCAAAACAACTGCTCCAAGGAGGGTCCCACATCACCGCCCCGaccccggcccccggcccccaaCCATCAGGGCTTTGAGTCTCTCGATATCTGCAACTACGAGAAGAGTTTTCTCTACAAGCATGGCCAGCCCCCCAGCTACCAGCACTGCGCAGCTTTCGGTGACCCCCATATCCGCACTTTCCATGATGACTTCCACACTTGCCGAGTGGAGGGGTCCTGGCCTCTCTTGGACAATGACTACTTGTTTGTGCAAGCAACCAGCTCTCCGGTGGCAAAGGGGTCCAACGCTACGGTCACTAGCAAG CTCACCATCATCTTCAAGAACATGAAGGAATGCATCGACCAGAAGGTCTACCAGGCTGAGATAGACAACCTCCCAGCAGCCTTTGAGGATGGCTCGGTGAACGGGGGTGAGAGGCCGGGTGGGAGCAGCTTGGTTATCCGGGAGCGCAGTCCCGGGCAGCATGTAGAAATCCAGGCGGAGTACATCGGCACCACCATCGCTGTCCGTCAGGCCGGCCGTCAGCTCTCCTTCTCCATCCGGGCAGCCGAGGAGGTGGCACGCGCCTTCACGGAGGAGCAAGACCTGCAGCTCTGCGTGGGAGGCTGCCCCCGCAGTCAGCGCATCTCCCGCAGCGAGTGCTGCCGCAGCCGCATGGCAACTGAGATGGCCCGGGCACTCTGCAAGGAATTGTTGCCCGTGGAGGATGTCTACTTCCAGTCGTGTGTCTTTGATGTGGTGACCTCGGGGGATGCCAACTTCACCATGGCAGCTCACGGGGCCCTGGAGGATGCCAGGGTCTTCCTTCCCAATGCTGAGAAACTGCACATCTTccaggctggggcaggctgCCCAGACatctcttcttctttcctcctcctcctcctcacctctgGTCTTTGGGCTGTTTTGTTGCACTTTTAA